One region of Tachysurus fulvidraco isolate hzauxx_2018 chromosome 9, HZAU_PFXX_2.0, whole genome shotgun sequence genomic DNA includes:
- the LOC113656795 gene encoding uncharacterized protein LOC113656795 isoform X4 → MFLVVKYRAIDYNYEVSVRHKMMRSSLMLPLPVQLDNNTKTQDSYRRLWHGRFGTLYDLEYTGSVVDYLKAELRPVECLERFTVCTGELGANMVPSSNPASQTSVGSQEALCLLNGGEKTAGQDEWTETFTEVDVHSIYFSEQDLFLPEDVLINENWLKSHLPSLTTLMKREFSPYSAVPHAAVDSCSNPQWDIEEFIKEIILDAEDLKLPDFIETDVPQKPELLPCHLSKLQDTLNLSPEPDKEDRSVLDTLRRGMETSSEWETFSTPVIDLTVSSAERTLSPFPFRSYVELEMDLILSPPSPPPPPPDWKVRAELCLSTIQISAETQSPINRVRLLSDNEREVMEKDMWVAEKHPQCVSRLLLAEPGRPAPPVRCHSLSELLSSLQTETEYDDTDRSSSTLLLPLKTSDPVLQQALTLETHTAMNIPNTQPEVDMTEQFTPLTLSHIDDLLGDSENVVHSASAIVESRATETEVPSVVCRSKTAILQEYDSQKTSTDKDCALSKSSPVACHPLTRKSSDLSDNTVKHSSLLKSGSKSAPYNYSIKTAHANKNDPRVSKKPENSQRSGSVSDSVSGTDTNTSLLKSSSHTATHRLLTKDNQKELIRIDNSPSSTNCVHTFSENATFQNQNLMLQYTYTAAHNYSTENTKTNTSVNTSNPNKISSETTTIDRDTNLCRSPREYSTSAQIEQLLEIHNNTNHHNLSIDKTLNRAGSLPTPGDAHEYSNKATDSEQLLSPNLCQKYLFSENMTEKEHSRLQQAMMAYSYSATHTQPGPGNPTSPPSNIPKNPAKSFVLLNSLSTPLSHRGTVSHTTNGSDKRFTVPQNSGVTPTPSRPSASRSSDGEKKMRSSVWRPQECLDPVTSFMMLRGVLKLTVEQKPEETPLCSTGTELSQKSTLKFTDGSNRTVLEQVPEMKMNTSPPVLKRPFCTTVNVPPTDTERAAYRELHSLARPVLCRIIESGALRNTDFSSLTPEHTQFCFKQQEKLLSTGQGRECVYNDIDLLHTLVTLKDLLLRCDLDTATGHLEKAHATCTMAGLRELLRKFQVLQYLSRKWVEPQLRVQHLQEQIRTWLQRTSFQKILIVVAVENVREELVMALNQIPGNSVAALTLEQDSSVDIKTVTDSRCAIVCVQQLQCGFPWWKFSAVFEFQCLGDSAVRSLCIKNKIHYTCFTTAALCTDTSAVFCSPLDRVPFVLFITEGLLKHCDLLQLLESTYNMTLLERIHAPSLQQLGPKSLYDIITVDENTAILLQELVELEQERAAERVVLRLSALSLQFSRCWVILCCSRHYSTIVCGEVFSNLSLIYSALVLFGQKTDHLDVKVLLAYDTAETARCVQQVCFHTLLNSQRDVCSWLDREWFSVLPTEEEQRLLYFPCVNCVVAQLLLSRGLSLQWLLEASHTQLKEMFPEITPSVFKFFRDNTAEHSLNAAARQCEGEVTHIHHLGLDKDEPLSPTDTDPFLTHTSIGSHSPGCDQEPGTGCSGWVGPESQCLYQNLSEEQPQFKSFAVPGDFCGGEADEEWTLEASPLISSLSFPHSHTISCSPVNYNSPPPPSHPLTPHLSHHDYTPERYRERKRPVGGAVHTVFPQSKRGRLLFERVPGRNDGQTRLRFF, encoded by the exons ATGTTCCTAGTAGTGAAATACAGAGCTATTGACTACAACTATGAG GTTTCAGTGAGGCACAAGATGATGAGGAGTTCGCTGATGCTGCCGCTTCCTGTCCAACTGgataataacacaaaaacacaggatTCATACAGGAGGTTGTGGCATG GAAGGTTTGGCACTCTGTATGACCTGGAATACACAGGCTCTGTGGTAGATTATCTGAAGGCAGAGTTGCGTCCAGTGGAATGTTTGGAAAG GTTTACTGTGTGCACGGGTGAGTTGGGGGCCAACATGGTACCGAGCTCTAACCCTGCGTCTCAGACGAGCGTGGGCTCACAGGAAGCTCTCTGTCTGCTGAACGGAGGAGAGAAAACAGCTGGTCAGGATGAATGGACAGAGACCTTTACCGAGGTTGATGTACACTCCATCTACTTCAGTGAGCAAG ATCTGTTTCTTCCTGAAGATGTGTTAATCAATGAGAATTGGCTGAAGAGTCATCTCCCTTCTCTCACCACCTTAATGAAGAG GGAGTTCTCACCGTACTCTGCTGTGCCACATGCTGCAGTGGATAGCTGCTCCAATCCTCAGTGGGATATTGAAGAATTCATTAAAGAGATTATTCTGGATGCAGAA GATCTGAAGCTGCCAGATTTTATTGAAACTGATGTGCCCCAGAAGCCAGAGCTCCTCCCTTGTCATCTAAGTAAACTGCAGGACACTCTGAACCTGAGTCCAGAACCAGATAAAGAGGACAGATCTGTATTAGACACCCTCAGGAGAG GCATGGAAACATCATCAGAGTGGGAGACTTTCAGTACTCCTGTGATTGACCTCACTGTCTCCTCTGCTGAAAGGACGTTATCTCCAT TTCCTTTCAGGTCCTATGTGGAACTGGAGATGGACCTGATTCTGTcgcctccttctcctcctcctcctcctcctgactGGAAGGTCAGAGCTGAACTGTGTCTGTCCACCATTCAGATCTCAGCTGAGACCCAGTCACCCATCAACAGAGT GCGTTTGCTCTCAGACAATGAGCGTGAGGTCATGGAGAAAGACATGTGGGTGGCAGAGAAACATCCTCAGTGTGTATCTAGACTTCTGCTAGCAG AGCCGGGCAGACCTGCACCTCCAGTGAgatgtcactctctctctgagctgCTTTCCTCTCTACAGACTGAGACAGAATATGATGACACAGACAGGTCTTCCTCCACTTTACTCTTGCCACTGAAGACCTCTGATCCCGTTCTCCAACAGGCACTGACTctagagacacacacagctatGAACATACCGAACACACAGCCAGAGGTGGACATGACAGAGCAGTTCacacctctcactctctctcacatcgaTG ACTTGCTGGGTGACTCTGAAAATGTGG TGCACTCAGCTTCGGCCATTGTGGAGAGCAGAGCTACAGAGACAGAAGTTCCTTCTGTGGTATGCAGGAGCAAAACTGCCATTCTACAGGAGTATGACTCTCAGAAAACAAGCACTGATAAAGACTGTGCTCTGTCAAAGTCTAGTCCAGTTGCCTGCCATCCACTGACCAGGAAATCTAGTGATCTGTCTGACAACACAGTCAAACACTCGAGTCTGCTGAAGTCTGGATCAAAGTCAGCTCCCTATAATTATTCGATAAAAACCGCTCATGCTAATAAAAATGACCCGAGAGTCTCtaagaaaccagagaactcaCAGAGGTCAGGTTCtgtcagtgattcagtgagtggtacagatacaaacacaagtCTGCTGAAGTCATCGTCACATACAGCCACCCACAGGCTACTGACAAAGGACAACCAAAAGGAGCTGATTAGAATTGATAATAGTCCAAGTAGTACAAATTGCGTACATACGTTCTCTGAGAATGCAACATTTCAGAATCAAAATCTTATGCTGCAGTATACATACACAGCTGCTCATAATTATTCAACggaaaacaccaaaacaaacaccagTGTTAATACGAGTAATCCAAATAAGATCTCTTCTGAGACTACCACTATAGACAGAGATACGAATCTGTGTCGGTCACCAAGGGAATATTCTACAAGTGCTCAGATAGAACAGCTATTAGAGATCCACAACAACACAAATCATCATAATCTCTCAATTGACAAAACCTTAAACAGAGCAGGTTCCTTACCAACCCCTGGAGATGCACATGAATATTCAAACAAAGCCACAGATTCAGAGCAACTGCTTTCACCTAACCTGTgtcaaaaatatttgttttctgaGAACATGACTGAAAAGGAACACTCTAGATTACAGCAGGCAATGATGGCTTACAGTTATTCAGCCACTCACACTCAGCCTGGTCCTGGTAATCCTACAAGTCCTCCTAGTAATATTCCTAAGAATCCAGCCAAAAGCTTTGTTTTGCTGAATTCTTTATCAACCCCACTCAGTCACAGAGGGACAGTGTCACACACTACAAATGGTTCAGACAAACGGTTTACTGTGCCCCAGAATTCAGGAGTGACCCCAACGCCATCCAGACCTTCAGCATCAAGGAGCAGCGATGGAGAGAAAAAGATGAGGTCATCTGTCTGGCGACCTCAGGAGTGCTTGGACCCTGTGACTTCCTTTATGATGTTGAGAGGTGTCCTGAAGCTTACAGTGGAACAAAAACCTGAAGAAACACCACTGTGCAGCACAG GGACAGAACTTTCTCAAAAGTCTACACTGAAGTTCACAGATGGTTCAAATAGGACAGTGCTAGAGCAGGTCCCAGAGATGAAGATGAACACCAGCCCTCCTGTTCTGAAAAGACCCTTCTGTACAACTGTAAATGTGCCACCTACAG acacagagagagctgCGTACAGGGAGCTGCATTCACTGGCCCGCCCAGTCCTTTGCAGGATAATCGAGTCGGGCGCTCTGAGAAATACAGACTTCAGCAGCCTgactcctgaacacacacaattctgttTCAAACAGCAGGAGAAGCTGCTCAGTACAGGACAGG gcagGGAATGTGTGTATAATGACATAGACCTGCTTCATACATTGGTCACattaaaggacctgctgctCAGGTGTGACCTCGACACTgcaacag GTCATCTGGAGAAGGCACATGCCACCTGTACAATGGCTGGTCTTAGAGAGCTGCTGAGGAAGTTTCAGGTGCTGCAATATCTAAGCAGGAAGTGGGTGGAGCCTCAGCTCAGAGTGCAGCACCTGCAGGAACAGATCCGCACATGGCTGCAAAGAACATCCTTTCAGAAA ATTCTGATTGTGGTGGCAGTGGAGAATGTAAGGGAGGAGTTAGTGATGGCTCTTAATCAGATTCCAG GAAATTCGGTAGCTGCACTTACACTAGAACAGGACAGCAGTGTGGACATCAAGACTGTTACAGACAG TAGGTGTGCCatagtgtgtgtgcagcagtTGCAGTGTGGGTTTCCATGGTGGAAATTCAGTGCAGTGTTTGAGTTTCAGTGTTTAGGTGACTCAGCGGTCAGGAGCCTCTGTATAAAGAACAAGATCCACTACACCTGCTTCACTACTGCTGCGCTGTGTACAG ACACGTCAGCAGTgttctgctctcctctggaccGTGTTCCTTTTGTGCTGTTTATCACAGAGGGTTTACTGAAGCACTGTGACCTGCTGCAGCTGCTCGAGTCAAC GTATAATATGACTCTGCTGGAGAGGATCCATGCTCCATCTCTGCAGCAGCTGGGACCAAAAAGTCTGTATGACATCATCACTGTTGATGAGAACACAGCCATTCTGCTGCAG GAATTGGTTGAGCTGGAGCAGGAGCGAGCCGCTGAGCGTGTTGTTCTGAGACTCTCTGCTCTCTCGCTGCAGTTCAGCCGCTGCTGGGTCATACTGTGCTGCTCCAGGCACTACAGCACTAT tgtgtgtggtgaagtgttcAGTAACCTGTCGTTAATTTACTCAGCATTAGTGCTGTTTGGACAGAAAACTGACCACCTGGATGTTAAG gtgttgCTGGCGTATGATACAGCAGAAACAGCGCGTTGTGTGCAACAAGTCTGCTTCCACACTCTGCTGAACTCACAGAGAGATGTGTGTAGCTGGCTAGACCGAGAATGGTTCAGTGTTCTGCCtactgag gaggaGCAACGTTTGCTGTATTTCCcgtgtgtgaactgtgttgtaGCTCAGCTGCTGCTGAGTCGAGGTCTGTCTCTACAGTGGCTGCTGGAAGCTTCTCACACTCAGCTAAAGGAGATGTTTCCAGAGATCACACCTTCTGTTTTTaag tTCTTCCGTGACAATACAGCTGAACACAGCCTCAATGCTGCTGCCAGACAGTGTGAGGGTGAAGTCACACATATCCACCACTTGGGTCTGGATAAGGATGAGCCTCTGTCACCCACAGACACTGAcccattcctcacacacacttcaatagGATCACACAGCCCAGGGTGCGACCAGGAGCCTGGCACTGGGTGTAGTGGCTGGGTCGGGCCCGAGTCACAGTGTCTGTATCAGAATTTGTCTGAAGAACAGCCACAGTTTAAGAGCTttgcag TACCAGGAGATTTCTGTGGAGGAGAAGCAGATGAGGAGTGGACTCTGGAAGCATCACCTCTGATCTCCAGTCTCTCtttcccacactcacacaccatttCCTGCTCACCAGTCAACTACAATTCCCCTCCTCCCCCATCTCATCCCCTCACACCTCACCTGTCCCATCACGACTACACGCCTGAGCGATACAGAGAGAGGAAACGACCAGTAGGGGGCGCtgtacacacag TCTTTCCCCAGAGTAAAAGAGGGCGGCTTCTGTTTGAGAGAGTCCCAGGAAGGAATGATGGACAGACAAGACTCAGGTTTTTCTAA
- the LOC113656795 gene encoding uncharacterized protein LOC113656795 isoform X5, giving the protein MFLVVKYRAIDYNYEVSVRHKMMRSSLMLPLPVQLDNNTKTQDSYRRLWHGRFGTLYDLEYTGSVVDYLKAELRPVECLERFTVCTGELGANMVPSSNPASQTSVGSQEALCLLNGGEKTAGQDEWTETFTEVDVHSIYFSEQDLFLPEDVLINENWLKSHLPSLTTLMKRLKPYPVSDLPDLHQTGSMLIEEFSPYSAVPHAAVDSCSNPQWDIEEFIKEIILDAEDLKLPDFIETDVPQKPELLPCHLSKLQDTLNLSPEPDKEDRSVLDTLRRGMETSSEWETFSTPVIDLTVSSAERTLSPFPFRSYVELEMDLILSPPSPPPPPPDWKVRAELCLSTIQISAETQSPINRVRLLSDNEREVMEKDMWVAEKHPQCVSRLLLAEPGRPAPPVRCHSLSELLSSLQTETEYDDTDRSSSTLLLPLKTSDPVLQQALTLETHTAMNIPNTQPEVDMTEQFTPLTLSHIDDLLGDSENVVHSASAIVESRATETEVPSVVCRSKTAILQEYDSQKTSTDKDCALSKSSPVACHPLTRKSSDLSDNTVKHSSLLKSGSKSAPYNYSIKTAHANKNDPRVSKKPENSQRSGSVSDSVSGTDTNTSLLKSSSHTATHRLLTKDNQKELIRIDNSPSSTNCVHTFSENATFQNQNLMLQYTYTAAHNYSTENTKTNTSVNTSNPNKISSETTTIDRDTNLCRSPREYSTSAQIEQLLEIHNNTNHHNLSIDKTLNRAGSLPTPGDAHEYSNKATDSEQLLSPNLCQKYLFSENMTEKEHSRLQQAMMAYSYSATHTQPGPGNPTSPPSNIPKNPAKSFVLLNSLSTPLSHRGTVSHTTNGSDKRFTVPQNSGVTPTPSRPSASRSSDGEKKMRSSVWRPQECLDPVTSFMMLRGVLKLTVEQKPEETPLCSTGTELSQKSTLKFTDGSNRTVLEQVPEMKMNTSPPVLKRPFCTTVNVPPTDTERAAYRELHSLARPVLCRIIESGALRNTDFSSLTPEHTQFCFKQQEKLLSTGQGRECVYNDIDLLHTLVTLKDLLLRCDLDTATGHLEKAHATCTMAGLRELLRKFQVLQYLSRKWVEPQLRVQHLQEQIRTWLQRTSFQKILIVVAVENVREELVMALNQIPGNSVAALTLEQDSSVDIKTVTDSRCAIVCVQQLQCGFPWWKFSAVFEFQCLGDSAVRSLCIKNKIHYTCFTTAALCTDTSAVFCSPLDRVPFVLFITEGLLKHCDLLQLLESTYNMTLLERIHAPSLQQLGPKSLYDIITVDENTAILLQFSRCWVILCCSRHYSTIVCGEVFSNLSLIYSALVLFGQKTDHLDVKVLLAYDTAETARCVQQVCFHTLLNSQRDVCSWLDREWFSVLPTEEEQRLLYFPCVNCVVAQLLLSRGLSLQWLLEASHTQLKEMFPEITPSVFKFFRDNTAEHSLNAAARQCEGEVTHIHHLGLDKDEPLSPTDTDPFLTHTSIGSHSPGCDQEPGTGCSGWVGPESQCLYQNLSEEQPQFKSFAVPGDFCGGEADEEWTLEASPLISSLSFPHSHTISCSPVNYNSPPPPSHPLTPHLSHHDYTPERYRERKRPVGGAVHTVFPQSKRGRLLFERVPGRNDGQTRLRFF; this is encoded by the exons ATGTTCCTAGTAGTGAAATACAGAGCTATTGACTACAACTATGAG GTTTCAGTGAGGCACAAGATGATGAGGAGTTCGCTGATGCTGCCGCTTCCTGTCCAACTGgataataacacaaaaacacaggatTCATACAGGAGGTTGTGGCATG GAAGGTTTGGCACTCTGTATGACCTGGAATACACAGGCTCTGTGGTAGATTATCTGAAGGCAGAGTTGCGTCCAGTGGAATGTTTGGAAAG GTTTACTGTGTGCACGGGTGAGTTGGGGGCCAACATGGTACCGAGCTCTAACCCTGCGTCTCAGACGAGCGTGGGCTCACAGGAAGCTCTCTGTCTGCTGAACGGAGGAGAGAAAACAGCTGGTCAGGATGAATGGACAGAGACCTTTACCGAGGTTGATGTACACTCCATCTACTTCAGTGAGCAAG ATCTGTTTCTTCCTGAAGATGTGTTAATCAATGAGAATTGGCTGAAGAGTCATCTCCCTTCTCTCACCACCTTAATGAAGAGGTTAAAACCTTATCCTGTGTCAGATCTACCGGATCTCCATCAAACTGGATCTATGCTCATAGA GGAGTTCTCACCGTACTCTGCTGTGCCACATGCTGCAGTGGATAGCTGCTCCAATCCTCAGTGGGATATTGAAGAATTCATTAAAGAGATTATTCTGGATGCAGAA GATCTGAAGCTGCCAGATTTTATTGAAACTGATGTGCCCCAGAAGCCAGAGCTCCTCCCTTGTCATCTAAGTAAACTGCAGGACACTCTGAACCTGAGTCCAGAACCAGATAAAGAGGACAGATCTGTATTAGACACCCTCAGGAGAG GCATGGAAACATCATCAGAGTGGGAGACTTTCAGTACTCCTGTGATTGACCTCACTGTCTCCTCTGCTGAAAGGACGTTATCTCCAT TTCCTTTCAGGTCCTATGTGGAACTGGAGATGGACCTGATTCTGTcgcctccttctcctcctcctcctcctcctgactGGAAGGTCAGAGCTGAACTGTGTCTGTCCACCATTCAGATCTCAGCTGAGACCCAGTCACCCATCAACAGAGT GCGTTTGCTCTCAGACAATGAGCGTGAGGTCATGGAGAAAGACATGTGGGTGGCAGAGAAACATCCTCAGTGTGTATCTAGACTTCTGCTAGCAG AGCCGGGCAGACCTGCACCTCCAGTGAgatgtcactctctctctgagctgCTTTCCTCTCTACAGACTGAGACAGAATATGATGACACAGACAGGTCTTCCTCCACTTTACTCTTGCCACTGAAGACCTCTGATCCCGTTCTCCAACAGGCACTGACTctagagacacacacagctatGAACATACCGAACACACAGCCAGAGGTGGACATGACAGAGCAGTTCacacctctcactctctctcacatcgaTG ACTTGCTGGGTGACTCTGAAAATGTGG TGCACTCAGCTTCGGCCATTGTGGAGAGCAGAGCTACAGAGACAGAAGTTCCTTCTGTGGTATGCAGGAGCAAAACTGCCATTCTACAGGAGTATGACTCTCAGAAAACAAGCACTGATAAAGACTGTGCTCTGTCAAAGTCTAGTCCAGTTGCCTGCCATCCACTGACCAGGAAATCTAGTGATCTGTCTGACAACACAGTCAAACACTCGAGTCTGCTGAAGTCTGGATCAAAGTCAGCTCCCTATAATTATTCGATAAAAACCGCTCATGCTAATAAAAATGACCCGAGAGTCTCtaagaaaccagagaactcaCAGAGGTCAGGTTCtgtcagtgattcagtgagtggtacagatacaaacacaagtCTGCTGAAGTCATCGTCACATACAGCCACCCACAGGCTACTGACAAAGGACAACCAAAAGGAGCTGATTAGAATTGATAATAGTCCAAGTAGTACAAATTGCGTACATACGTTCTCTGAGAATGCAACATTTCAGAATCAAAATCTTATGCTGCAGTATACATACACAGCTGCTCATAATTATTCAACggaaaacaccaaaacaaacaccagTGTTAATACGAGTAATCCAAATAAGATCTCTTCTGAGACTACCACTATAGACAGAGATACGAATCTGTGTCGGTCACCAAGGGAATATTCTACAAGTGCTCAGATAGAACAGCTATTAGAGATCCACAACAACACAAATCATCATAATCTCTCAATTGACAAAACCTTAAACAGAGCAGGTTCCTTACCAACCCCTGGAGATGCACATGAATATTCAAACAAAGCCACAGATTCAGAGCAACTGCTTTCACCTAACCTGTgtcaaaaatatttgttttctgaGAACATGACTGAAAAGGAACACTCTAGATTACAGCAGGCAATGATGGCTTACAGTTATTCAGCCACTCACACTCAGCCTGGTCCTGGTAATCCTACAAGTCCTCCTAGTAATATTCCTAAGAATCCAGCCAAAAGCTTTGTTTTGCTGAATTCTTTATCAACCCCACTCAGTCACAGAGGGACAGTGTCACACACTACAAATGGTTCAGACAAACGGTTTACTGTGCCCCAGAATTCAGGAGTGACCCCAACGCCATCCAGACCTTCAGCATCAAGGAGCAGCGATGGAGAGAAAAAGATGAGGTCATCTGTCTGGCGACCTCAGGAGTGCTTGGACCCTGTGACTTCCTTTATGATGTTGAGAGGTGTCCTGAAGCTTACAGTGGAACAAAAACCTGAAGAAACACCACTGTGCAGCACAG GGACAGAACTTTCTCAAAAGTCTACACTGAAGTTCACAGATGGTTCAAATAGGACAGTGCTAGAGCAGGTCCCAGAGATGAAGATGAACACCAGCCCTCCTGTTCTGAAAAGACCCTTCTGTACAACTGTAAATGTGCCACCTACAG acacagagagagctgCGTACAGGGAGCTGCATTCACTGGCCCGCCCAGTCCTTTGCAGGATAATCGAGTCGGGCGCTCTGAGAAATACAGACTTCAGCAGCCTgactcctgaacacacacaattctgttTCAAACAGCAGGAGAAGCTGCTCAGTACAGGACAGG gcagGGAATGTGTGTATAATGACATAGACCTGCTTCATACATTGGTCACattaaaggacctgctgctCAGGTGTGACCTCGACACTgcaacag GTCATCTGGAGAAGGCACATGCCACCTGTACAATGGCTGGTCTTAGAGAGCTGCTGAGGAAGTTTCAGGTGCTGCAATATCTAAGCAGGAAGTGGGTGGAGCCTCAGCTCAGAGTGCAGCACCTGCAGGAACAGATCCGCACATGGCTGCAAAGAACATCCTTTCAGAAA ATTCTGATTGTGGTGGCAGTGGAGAATGTAAGGGAGGAGTTAGTGATGGCTCTTAATCAGATTCCAG GAAATTCGGTAGCTGCACTTACACTAGAACAGGACAGCAGTGTGGACATCAAGACTGTTACAGACAG TAGGTGTGCCatagtgtgtgtgcagcagtTGCAGTGTGGGTTTCCATGGTGGAAATTCAGTGCAGTGTTTGAGTTTCAGTGTTTAGGTGACTCAGCGGTCAGGAGCCTCTGTATAAAGAACAAGATCCACTACACCTGCTTCACTACTGCTGCGCTGTGTACAG ACACGTCAGCAGTgttctgctctcctctggaccGTGTTCCTTTTGTGCTGTTTATCACAGAGGGTTTACTGAAGCACTGTGACCTGCTGCAGCTGCTCGAGTCAAC GTATAATATGACTCTGCTGGAGAGGATCCATGCTCCATCTCTGCAGCAGCTGGGACCAAAAAGTCTGTATGACATCATCACTGTTGATGAGAACACAGCCATTCTGCTGCAG TTCAGCCGCTGCTGGGTCATACTGTGCTGCTCCAGGCACTACAGCACTAT tgtgtgtggtgaagtgttcAGTAACCTGTCGTTAATTTACTCAGCATTAGTGCTGTTTGGACAGAAAACTGACCACCTGGATGTTAAG gtgttgCTGGCGTATGATACAGCAGAAACAGCGCGTTGTGTGCAACAAGTCTGCTTCCACACTCTGCTGAACTCACAGAGAGATGTGTGTAGCTGGCTAGACCGAGAATGGTTCAGTGTTCTGCCtactgag gaggaGCAACGTTTGCTGTATTTCCcgtgtgtgaactgtgttgtaGCTCAGCTGCTGCTGAGTCGAGGTCTGTCTCTACAGTGGCTGCTGGAAGCTTCTCACACTCAGCTAAAGGAGATGTTTCCAGAGATCACACCTTCTGTTTTTaag tTCTTCCGTGACAATACAGCTGAACACAGCCTCAATGCTGCTGCCAGACAGTGTGAGGGTGAAGTCACACATATCCACCACTTGGGTCTGGATAAGGATGAGCCTCTGTCACCCACAGACACTGAcccattcctcacacacacttcaatagGATCACACAGCCCAGGGTGCGACCAGGAGCCTGGCACTGGGTGTAGTGGCTGGGTCGGGCCCGAGTCACAGTGTCTGTATCAGAATTTGTCTGAAGAACAGCCACAGTTTAAGAGCTttgcag TACCAGGAGATTTCTGTGGAGGAGAAGCAGATGAGGAGTGGACTCTGGAAGCATCACCTCTGATCTCCAGTCTCTCtttcccacactcacacaccatttCCTGCTCACCAGTCAACTACAATTCCCCTCCTCCCCCATCTCATCCCCTCACACCTCACCTGTCCCATCACGACTACACGCCTGAGCGATACAGAGAGAGGAAACGACCAGTAGGGGGCGCtgtacacacag TCTTTCCCCAGAGTAAAAGAGGGCGGCTTCTGTTTGAGAGAGTCCCAGGAAGGAATGATGGACAGACAAGACTCAGGTTTTTCTAA